One genomic region from Hyalangium ruber encodes:
- a CDS encoding TonB-dependent receptor plug domain-containing protein has protein sequence MVRSPPSITRLPLLALIRVWLGAWLGATAAWGQEPAAEAPPPARETLVTDTTQPAEAPEGRATSTVHRSDFERRLPRSAPDALRWEPGVFVQQTAHAQGSAYVRGLTGQQTLALFDGVRLNTSTWRQGPNQYFFTLDSSTLDSVEVLRSGASTPYGSDALGGVLLAHPLEPPTKPTPLRPTLRLRGATADQERGGRFQLQGATETLGFLAGFGGRRVGLLESGGTVLNPSDGKLPEVPRFAPDERTQLGTGFDELTGDARLVWRPTAEDTLTAATYLYRQYDAPRTDQCAPPFSRYDECLRYEEQFRTLAYVAWERAQPEGPSSRVTLSWQRQHEQRTFNRPAFFVVDRGTDDVDTLGTTVRLSPRALTLAGRALHLTFGGDGAVDFLRSSALTRFTALDVELQRSRGQYLQGSRYFTGGLFADGAWQLQPRLTLRAGTRLGLALAHAPADPESGTQRVESAWVPWVGHTGLEWRTTEALSLLAHVDHSFRAPNLDDLTSRQQTGPGFQFENAALGPERATTLELGARLRTSHLSLEGWGFATRLHGAIIRRPRNVTDCPPSTPQCGASWSRFQLVNAASDSSLYGLEGSARLRLPWTLTLQTGVAWAWGESPNPAEPPSNPAVPYAPRLPLSRVPPLNGTAELSWSHPWGFSASTGVRWALPQTRLALADRSDARIPLGGTPGYAVLDVRASWRLGTRLILAAVLENVTDTAYRSHGSSVNGPGRGVLLSLETTPL, from the coding sequence ATGGTCCGCAGCCCTCCCTCGATCACGCGCCTGCCGCTGCTCGCACTGATCCGTGTGTGGCTCGGGGCGTGGCTCGGCGCGACCGCCGCCTGGGGCCAGGAGCCCGCGGCCGAGGCACCGCCTCCCGCGCGAGAGACGCTCGTCACCGACACCACGCAGCCGGCCGAGGCGCCCGAGGGCCGCGCGACGAGCACCGTCCACCGCTCGGACTTCGAGCGCCGCCTGCCGCGCTCCGCCCCGGACGCGCTGCGCTGGGAGCCCGGCGTCTTCGTGCAGCAGACGGCGCACGCCCAGGGCTCAGCGTACGTGCGAGGCCTCACCGGGCAGCAGACGCTGGCCCTCTTCGACGGCGTGCGCCTCAACACCAGCACCTGGCGCCAGGGGCCCAACCAGTACTTCTTCACCCTCGACTCCTCCACCCTGGACTCGGTGGAGGTGCTGCGCAGCGGAGCCTCCACCCCGTACGGCTCGGACGCACTGGGCGGGGTGCTGCTCGCCCACCCCCTCGAGCCGCCCACGAAGCCCACGCCGCTGCGCCCCACCCTGCGGCTGCGAGGCGCCACCGCGGATCAGGAGCGCGGGGGCCGGTTCCAGCTCCAGGGCGCTACCGAGACGCTCGGCTTCCTCGCGGGCTTCGGAGGCCGGCGCGTGGGCCTGCTGGAGAGCGGCGGCACCGTCCTCAACCCCAGCGACGGCAAGCTGCCCGAGGTCCCCCGCTTCGCGCCCGACGAACGCACCCAGCTCGGAACCGGCTTCGACGAGCTCACCGGCGATGCCCGCCTCGTGTGGCGCCCCACGGCGGAGGACACCCTCACCGCCGCCACGTACCTCTATCGCCAGTACGACGCCCCCCGCACGGACCAGTGCGCCCCGCCCTTCTCTCGCTACGACGAGTGCCTCCGGTACGAAGAGCAGTTCCGCACGCTGGCCTACGTGGCCTGGGAGCGCGCCCAGCCCGAGGGCCCGTCCTCGCGCGTCACCCTCTCCTGGCAGCGCCAGCACGAGCAGCGCACCTTCAACCGCCCCGCCTTCTTCGTCGTGGACCGAGGCACGGACGACGTGGACACCCTCGGCACCACCGTGCGCCTCTCGCCCCGGGCCCTCACGCTGGCGGGCCGGGCCCTGCACCTCACCTTCGGCGGAGACGGCGCGGTGGACTTCCTGCGCTCCTCGGCCCTCACCCGCTTCACCGCGCTGGACGTGGAGCTCCAGCGCAGCCGGGGCCAGTACCTCCAGGGCTCGCGCTACTTCACCGGAGGCCTCTTCGCGGACGGCGCGTGGCAACTCCAACCGCGCCTCACCCTCCGCGCGGGCACGCGACTGGGCCTGGCGCTGGCGCACGCCCCGGCGGACCCCGAGTCTGGCACGCAGCGGGTGGAGAGCGCCTGGGTGCCGTGGGTGGGGCACACGGGCCTGGAGTGGCGCACCACCGAGGCCCTCTCGCTGCTGGCGCACGTGGACCACTCCTTCCGCGCGCCCAACCTGGATGATCTCACCTCGCGCCAGCAGACCGGCCCGGGCTTCCAGTTCGAGAACGCGGCGCTCGGCCCGGAGCGCGCCACCACCCTGGAGCTCGGCGCCCGTCTGCGCACCAGCCACCTCTCGCTGGAGGGCTGGGGCTTCGCCACCCGCCTCCACGGCGCCATCATCCGCCGCCCGCGCAACGTCACCGACTGCCCGCCCTCCACGCCCCAGTGCGGCGCCTCGTGGTCGCGCTTCCAGCTCGTCAACGCGGCGTCCGACAGCTCGCTCTACGGCCTGGAGGGCAGCGCCCGCCTGAGGCTCCCCTGGACGCTCACACTCCAGACAGGCGTGGCCTGGGCGTGGGGAGAGAGCCCCAACCCCGCCGAGCCCCCCAGCAACCCCGCGGTACCCTACGCCCCCCGCCTGCCGCTCTCGCGCGTGCCGCCCCTCAACGGGACCGCGGAGCTCTCGTGGAGCCACCCCTGGGGCTTCTCGGCGAGCACCGGCGTGCGCTGGGCCCTGCCGCAGACCCGGCTCGCGCTGGCCGACCGCTCCGATGCGCGCATCCCCCTGGGAGGCACGCCGGGCTACGCGGTGCTGGACGTGCGCGCCTCCTGGCGGCTGGGCACGCGCCTCATCCTCGCCGCCGTGCTCGAGAACGTGACGGACACCGCGTACCGCTCCCACGGCTCGAGCGTGAACGGGCCGGGCCGCGGCGTCCTGCTGTCCCTGGAAACCACCCCCCTCTGA
- a CDS encoding S8 family serine peptidase codes for MKSWVKSNARPAAPGRKTFAALVLGPILALQGCTKKEEPAEQTPAATKLVSALDSAGTMRTEDGSEYKQGQFLVRFKKGAGTLAASLTHARLGARVLRTYRNQPELQLVQLNVESVKDGLSAYMKDPNVERVEPNWVYRIVGAPHANALPNDARLGDLWGMHNTGQSGGVADTDINAPEAWDITTGSSTAGVITVIDTGVDYTHPDLAANMWTNPGEIAGNGVDDDNNGYVDDIHGINAITGTGNPMDDNDHGSHCSGTIAGHGNNGVGVAGVNWTAQIMGCKFLDAGGSGSLADAITCFDYVHEMKTRANNPVNIIATSNSWGGGGFSQEMLDGIIEHRNDGMLFLAAAGNAGANNDTTTAYPNGYFVSNVIAVAAHDRSNALASFSSYGRRTVHIAAPGVDVLSSIPGGYDFFDGTSMATPHVSGLVALLKAQDPSRDWRQLKNLVLAGGVTGTAYTTKTLTGKRLRAADTDGKGSMTCNNQIFATRARPIADTVSVGVYDPVQLVAYNVNCANPVGTTTVTVAPSGETVTLTDSGQYGDEVAGDGMYTGYFEPGTAGSHTLTFPGGDTLVVNAVQSYVKSSVPYVWREITGTSLAQTDDTVSTITSPFPIPFAGGAGLTALRVGMNGFVNFDASASPSWTNAALPQAASQTLAAIHWDDLYPGTNATTENVFWAVTGTAPTRELVIEWRNVHHRDTRTGTNPLRFQMVFFEGSPNILYNYQDVEVGSASLDKGASATVGVQVGSSAAVQHSYNTPSLANNTAYLWSMTASSQAPVVTAIAVSPATVTEGDTVNVEATFSDPDGDTDGPWKVQIDTDFPGWFTPDIEQNAASQGTASGSAIVRASGEVTVAVRVQDKNGVRSTVQKQIINVQDVPPTIGALAVSGPANEKQGVTLTTSFTDPGLDSPWRVEWDLNYDGTTFSADATSTASEPGNVSLTHGFANDGTFTVAARVVDANGVVSTNVQTLEVTVADLAPSLTGIAGTTELVEGGTLALSASFTNPGDNSKPWKIQWDFDYDGTTFDVDEEEERATDGAITLSRFARDAGELKYALRIVDADGSVSQVQALDMNIAEAYPVLSPLQSRVLSGGGMEPSAVAFDLSAVSGAEQADADPITGYLWDFDGDGAFDYASSTPIALNIYRDNAPNGPHKAKVRVLDEDGYSETELDVNITNVAPTLNTPASINVEAGSLLAVRLAGSDVGSDTLTYSVTGAPEGLSVTSDGLLLWTPRRNQANGSGRSYNITVTVTDDDGASASKQITLLTRWTDTDNDGIADSWEQEHGLNPSIDDSLADTDGDGVSNMAEFLSENGGPRLPQNAEAAGPLSGDEVKGTEIVLLARNVANKGDLTNVKYQFQMFSDAGLGTKVRDVVVDQAAGETTSATITDGEGDQNLEDNHTYSWRVRATDGELFGGWSEVQRVKFNPAEPADGIDGKDGKDGKDGVDGKDGSGCSAGAGAMGGMLPLLVMAMGLLGRRRRNS; via the coding sequence ATGAAGAGTTGGGTGAAGTCGAACGCCCGTCCGGCAGCCCCCGGCCGGAAGACCTTCGCTGCACTGGTCCTTGGGCCGATCCTGGCGTTGCAGGGTTGCACGAAGAAGGAAGAGCCCGCCGAGCAGACCCCGGCCGCGACGAAGCTGGTCAGCGCGCTGGACTCCGCGGGAACGATGCGTACCGAGGACGGCTCGGAGTACAAGCAGGGCCAGTTCCTGGTGCGCTTCAAGAAGGGCGCTGGCACGCTGGCCGCGTCCCTGACGCACGCGCGCCTTGGCGCCCGGGTGCTCCGCACCTACCGCAATCAGCCCGAGCTCCAGCTCGTCCAGCTGAACGTTGAGTCCGTGAAGGATGGCCTCTCCGCGTACATGAAGGACCCGAACGTCGAGCGCGTAGAGCCCAACTGGGTCTACCGCATCGTCGGCGCGCCCCATGCCAACGCGCTGCCCAACGACGCCCGCCTGGGCGATCTCTGGGGCATGCACAACACCGGTCAGTCGGGCGGCGTGGCCGACACCGACATCAACGCCCCCGAGGCGTGGGACATCACGACCGGCAGCAGCACCGCGGGCGTCATCACCGTCATCGATACCGGCGTGGACTACACCCACCCGGATCTGGCGGCGAACATGTGGACCAACCCCGGTGAGATCGCCGGCAACGGCGTCGACGACGACAACAACGGCTACGTCGACGACATCCACGGTATCAATGCCATCACCGGCACTGGTAACCCGATGGACGACAACGACCACGGCTCGCACTGCTCGGGCACCATCGCGGGCCACGGCAACAACGGCGTGGGCGTGGCGGGCGTGAACTGGACGGCCCAGATCATGGGCTGCAAGTTCCTCGACGCGGGCGGCAGCGGCTCTCTGGCCGACGCCATCACCTGCTTCGACTACGTCCACGAGATGAAGACGCGGGCCAACAACCCCGTCAACATCATCGCCACCAGCAACTCGTGGGGCGGCGGCGGCTTCTCCCAGGAGATGCTGGACGGCATCATCGAGCACCGCAACGACGGCATGCTCTTCCTCGCCGCGGCGGGCAACGCGGGCGCCAACAACGACACCACCACGGCCTACCCCAACGGCTACTTCGTCTCCAACGTCATCGCCGTGGCGGCGCATGACCGGAGCAACGCGCTGGCCAGCTTCTCCAGCTACGGCCGTCGCACCGTGCACATCGCCGCTCCTGGCGTCGACGTGCTCAGCAGCATCCCCGGTGGCTACGACTTCTTCGACGGCACCTCCATGGCCACGCCGCACGTGTCCGGCCTGGTGGCGCTGCTGAAGGCGCAGGACCCCAGCCGCGACTGGCGCCAGCTGAAGAACCTGGTGCTCGCCGGTGGCGTGACGGGCACTGCCTACACCACCAAGACCCTGACCGGTAAGCGTCTGCGCGCCGCGGACACCGACGGCAAGGGCTCGATGACGTGCAACAACCAGATCTTCGCCACGCGCGCTCGCCCGATCGCGGACACCGTGTCCGTGGGCGTGTACGATCCGGTGCAGCTGGTTGCCTACAACGTCAACTGCGCCAACCCCGTGGGCACCACCACGGTCACCGTCGCCCCGAGCGGCGAGACCGTGACCCTGACCGACAGCGGCCAGTACGGCGATGAGGTCGCGGGCGACGGCATGTACACCGGCTACTTCGAGCCGGGCACCGCGGGCAGCCACACGCTGACCTTCCCCGGCGGCGACACGCTCGTCGTCAACGCGGTGCAGTCGTACGTGAAGTCCTCGGTCCCCTACGTCTGGCGCGAGATCACCGGCACCAGCCTGGCGCAGACCGACGACACCGTGTCGACCATCACCTCGCCCTTCCCCATCCCGTTCGCGGGTGGCGCCGGCCTCACCGCGCTGCGCGTGGGCATGAACGGCTTCGTCAACTTCGACGCGTCGGCCAGCCCCAGCTGGACCAACGCCGCGCTGCCGCAGGCGGCTTCGCAGACGCTGGCCGCCATCCACTGGGATGACCTCTACCCGGGCACCAACGCCACCACCGAGAACGTGTTCTGGGCGGTGACGGGCACGGCGCCCACCCGCGAGCTGGTCATCGAGTGGCGCAACGTCCACCACCGTGACACCCGCACGGGCACCAACCCCCTGCGCTTCCAGATGGTGTTCTTCGAGGGCAGCCCCAACATCCTCTACAACTACCAGGACGTGGAGGTCGGCAGCGCTTCGCTCGACAAGGGCGCCAGCGCCACCGTGGGCGTGCAGGTCGGCAGCTCGGCCGCCGTTCAGCACAGCTACAACACCCCCTCGCTGGCCAACAACACCGCCTACCTGTGGAGCATGACCGCTTCCAGCCAGGCCCCGGTCGTCACGGCGATCGCCGTCAGCCCCGCCACCGTCACCGAGGGTGACACGGTGAACGTGGAGGCCACCTTCAGCGATCCGGACGGTGACACCGACGGCCCCTGGAAGGTGCAGATCGACACCGACTTCCCGGGCTGGTTCACCCCGGACATCGAGCAGAACGCCGCCTCCCAGGGCACCGCCTCCGGCTCGGCCATCGTCCGCGCCAGCGGCGAGGTGACCGTGGCCGTGCGCGTGCAGGACAAGAACGGCGTGCGCTCCACCGTGCAGAAGCAGATCATCAACGTCCAGGATGTGCCCCCCACCATCGGTGCCCTGGCCGTCTCCGGCCCGGCCAACGAGAAGCAGGGCGTCACCCTGACCACCTCCTTCACCGACCCGGGCCTGGACTCGCCGTGGCGCGTGGAGTGGGACCTCAACTACGACGGCACCACCTTCAGCGCGGACGCCACCAGCACCGCCTCCGAGCCGGGCAACGTCTCGCTCACGCACGGCTTCGCCAACGACGGCACCTTCACGGTCGCCGCTCGCGTGGTGGACGCCAACGGCGTGGTGAGCACCAACGTGCAGACGCTGGAAGTCACGGTGGCCGACCTGGCCCCCTCGCTCACCGGCATCGCGGGCACCACCGAGCTCGTCGAGGGTGGCACGCTGGCCCTCAGCGCCAGCTTCACCAACCCCGGTGACAACTCCAAGCCCTGGAAGATCCAGTGGGACTTCGACTACGACGGCACCACCTTCGACGTGGACGAGGAGGAGGAGCGCGCCACCGACGGCGCCATCACCCTGTCCCGCTTCGCGCGTGACGCGGGCGAGCTGAAGTACGCGCTGCGCATCGTCGACGCCGACGGCAGCGTCTCCCAGGTGCAGGCGCTCGACATGAACATCGCCGAGGCCTACCCCGTGCTCAGCCCGCTCCAGAGCCGCGTGCTCTCGGGTGGCGGCATGGAGCCGTCCGCGGTGGCGTTCGACCTCTCCGCCGTCAGCGGCGCCGAGCAGGCCGATGCCGACCCCATCACCGGTTACCTGTGGGACTTCGACGGGGACGGCGCGTTCGACTACGCCAGCTCCACGCCGATCGCGCTCAACATCTACCGCGACAACGCTCCCAACGGCCCGCACAAGGCCAAGGTGCGCGTGCTGGATGAGGACGGCTACTCCGAGACCGAGCTGGACGTGAACATCACCAACGTGGCCCCCACGCTGAACACCCCGGCGTCCATCAACGTCGAGGCGGGCAGCCTGCTGGCCGTGCGTCTGGCGGGCAGCGATGTGGGCAGCGACACGCTCACCTACAGCGTGACGGGCGCCCCCGAGGGCCTGTCGGTCACCTCCGACGGTCTGCTCCTGTGGACCCCGCGCCGCAACCAGGCCAATGGCAGCGGCCGCTCGTACAACATCACCGTCACCGTCACCGACGACGACGGCGCTTCGGCCAGCAAGCAGATCACCCTGCTCACCCGCTGGACGGACACCGACAACGACGGCATCGCCGACAGCTGGGAGCAGGAGCACGGCCTGAACCCGAGCATCGACGACTCGCTGGCCGACACGGACGGCGACGGCGTGAGCAACATGGCCGAGTTCCTCAGCGAGAACGGCGGGCCGCGCCTGCCGCAGAACGCCGAGGCCGCTGGGCCGCTCTCCGGTGACGAGGTCAAGGGCACCGAGATCGTCCTGCTGGCCCGCAACGTGGCCAACAAGGGCGACCTGACCAACGTGAAGTACCAGTTCCAGATGTTCTCCGACGCCGGCCTCGGCACCAAGGTGCGCGATGTGGTGGTGGACCAGGCCGCTGGCGAGACCACCTCGGCGACCATCACCGACGGCGAGGGCGACCAGAACCTCGAGGACAACCACACCTACTCCTGGCGCGTGCGTGCCACGGACGGTGAGCTGTTCGGTGGCTGGAGCGAGGTGCAGCGCGTGAAGTTCAACCCTGCCGAGCCTGCCGACGGTATCGACGGCAAGGATGGCAAGGACGGCAAGGACGGCGTCGATGGCAAGGACGGCAGCGGCTGCAGCGCTGGCGCCGGCGCCATGGGCGGCATGCTGCCGCTGCTGGTGATGGCGATGGGCCTGCTCGGCCGCCGCCGCCGCAACAGCTAA
- a CDS encoding phosphatase domain-containing protein, with protein sequence MSLPDRIDPRPPRRIYRWDLDKTYLRTDFDSFRDLVRTAFQKAHEKVAVPGASALIRELAANGDTRLCIVSGSPKQMRAVLEEKLKLDGVKWDEFVLKDNVGNLLRGRFRALRGQVGYKLPAILDSRLRAPVEAEEVLFGDDAEADAFIYSLYADLIAGRVDERVLTQVLEAGGVYPDDAARVHATWKQIPVSDPVRRIFIHLDKLTPPAHFAAYGPRVVPVFNYFQAALVLLADGHLTAPQVIKIAVEMVQTAGHNIITLSNSFQDLIRRGLPLQQAAVALSQALEGPNGLIQAIRPVPDIIAAFTKRLAALGTPPPPPKVQAVDYVSLISHALPRTHKDRKK encoded by the coding sequence GTGAGCCTGCCGGACCGCATCGATCCCCGGCCTCCCAGGCGCATCTACCGGTGGGATCTCGACAAGACGTACCTGCGCACCGACTTCGACTCGTTCCGGGACCTGGTGCGCACCGCCTTCCAGAAGGCCCACGAGAAGGTGGCCGTGCCGGGCGCCAGCGCGCTCATCCGCGAGCTGGCGGCCAATGGCGACACCCGCCTGTGCATCGTCTCCGGCAGCCCCAAGCAGATGCGCGCCGTGCTGGAGGAGAAGCTCAAGCTCGACGGGGTGAAGTGGGACGAGTTCGTCCTCAAGGACAACGTGGGCAACCTGCTGCGCGGGCGCTTTCGGGCCCTGCGGGGACAAGTGGGCTACAAGCTGCCCGCCATCCTCGACAGCCGCCTGCGCGCCCCCGTCGAGGCCGAGGAGGTGCTCTTCGGAGACGACGCGGAGGCCGACGCCTTCATCTACTCGCTCTACGCGGATCTGATCGCCGGCCGCGTGGACGAGCGCGTGCTCACCCAGGTGCTGGAGGCCGGCGGCGTCTACCCGGATGACGCCGCGCGCGTGCATGCCACGTGGAAGCAGATCCCCGTGTCGGACCCCGTGCGCCGCATCTTCATCCACCTGGACAAGCTCACGCCGCCCGCGCACTTCGCCGCCTACGGCCCGCGCGTGGTGCCCGTCTTCAACTACTTCCAGGCCGCGCTGGTGCTGCTGGCCGACGGGCACCTCACCGCTCCCCAGGTCATCAAAATCGCCGTGGAGATGGTGCAGACGGCCGGCCACAACATCATCACCCTGTCCAACTCGTTCCAGGACCTCATCCGCCGGGGCCTGCCGCTGCAGCAGGCGGCGGTGGCGCTCTCGCAGGCGCTCGAGGGGCCCAACGGGCTGATTCAAGCCATCCGCCCCGTGCCCGACATCATCGCCGCGTTCACCAAGCGCCTGGCCGCGCTGGGCACGCCGCCGCCGCCGCCCAAGGTGCAGGCGGTGGACTATGTGTCCCTCATCTCCCACGCGCTGCCGCGCACCCATAAGGACCGCAAGAAGTAA
- the plsX gene encoding phosphate acyltransferase PlsX — translation MAGTREEIQDVTIAFDVMGSDHGPAEVVRGAAQLSLEAPHIHALLVGDREQIDAVLADTKHRAERISVQHATEVVGMDEKPGEALARKKNASVAVAARLVAEGEAHALVSAGNTGAGVLACARHFQLIPGVRRAALAAVYPTRGTRGEKEDPFSLILDVGATVEATAEDLVTFAVMGSAYARIISRNERPKVALLSNGVEPQKGPPRVVEAHTRLSSMGGLNFVGNVEGVEIPKGTVDVIVTDGFVGNVCLKMLEGVHETVVELARYAYKEKLRWRAGLAMLSSGIQRIKDITDWEQYGGAPILGFDRIFIKAHGRSKARAITNAGKVAAKAVAHQLGTAIQEGLAK, via the coding sequence ATGGCGGGCACGCGTGAGGAGATCCAGGACGTCACCATTGCCTTCGATGTGATGGGCAGCGACCACGGGCCCGCCGAGGTGGTGCGGGGCGCCGCGCAGCTCTCCCTCGAAGCACCCCACATCCACGCGCTGCTCGTCGGCGACCGCGAGCAGATCGACGCGGTGCTGGCCGACACCAAGCACCGCGCCGAGCGCATCTCCGTGCAGCACGCCACCGAGGTGGTGGGCATGGACGAGAAGCCCGGCGAGGCGCTGGCGCGAAAGAAGAACGCCTCGGTGGCGGTGGCCGCGCGACTGGTGGCCGAGGGCGAGGCCCACGCCCTGGTCTCCGCCGGCAACACCGGCGCGGGCGTGCTCGCGTGCGCGCGCCACTTCCAGCTCATCCCCGGCGTGCGCCGGGCCGCGCTGGCGGCCGTGTACCCGACGCGCGGCACTCGCGGCGAGAAGGAGGATCCGTTCTCGCTCATCCTCGACGTGGGGGCCACGGTGGAGGCCACCGCCGAGGACCTGGTCACCTTCGCCGTCATGGGCTCGGCGTACGCGCGCATCATCTCGCGCAACGAGCGCCCCAAGGTGGCGCTGCTCTCCAACGGCGTGGAGCCGCAGAAGGGCCCCCCGCGCGTGGTGGAGGCCCACACGCGCCTGTCCTCCATGGGAGGGCTCAACTTCGTCGGCAACGTGGAGGGCGTGGAGATCCCCAAGGGCACCGTGGACGTCATCGTCACCGACGGCTTCGTGGGCAACGTGTGCCTGAAGATGCTCGAGGGCGTCCACGAGACGGTGGTGGAGCTGGCCCGCTACGCCTACAAGGAGAAGCTGCGCTGGCGCGCCGGCCTGGCCATGCTCTCCAGCGGCATCCAGCGGATCAAAGACATCACCGACTGGGAGCAGTACGGCGGGGCCCCCATCCTCGGCTTCGACCGTATCTTCATCAAGGCGCACGGGCGCTCGAAGGCGCGCGCCATCACCAACGCGGGCAAGGTGGCCGCCAAGGCCGTGGCGCACCAGCTGGGCACGGCCATCCAGGAGGGCCTCGCGAAGTGA
- a CDS encoding sensor histidine kinase, with protein sequence MTIRGKVLLFSAVAFALTAVMGVALMRGTSLGRRFRDLSAQAYEQRFTLSQLRGESLVYLDALQLAQGAGRDTRALRAAQLRRIESHFARFRILAQQEEALEGVSREEEEEEFQELEQELLLWTEHSEARFRPLPVQLEPRESQPREAIDEFGRRVEPLLERALAREQEEVRRLVLSSERVVRSGRIAAVAVPLMSVGLMFALASTILVPLNRRLRSLLEGAERIGRGEFNSALPEGTRDELGTLARGFNQMARELEASNARLVQSARLAALGQTVASVGHEINNPLAYVINNLAYAHEEVRQGREPRSEQERQALLEALADAREGAERVRFIVQDLKSVTRTEDAGHGVADVAAVVRTVAKMAAHELRGRARLVSDCEGVPPVQGNATRLAQVFLNLVVNAAHAIAPGSPERNEIRVVARLSAPGRVTVDVQDTGAGIPPEILERIFEPFFTTKPVGEGTGLGLAVCRNIITAMGGTLSVESTPGHGTTFRLSLPTASAD encoded by the coding sequence ATGACGATCCGGGGCAAGGTGCTGCTGTTCTCGGCCGTGGCGTTCGCGCTCACCGCGGTGATGGGGGTCGCGCTCATGCGAGGCACCAGCCTGGGCCGGCGCTTTCGGGATCTCTCGGCACAGGCCTATGAGCAGCGCTTCACCTTGAGTCAGCTGCGCGGCGAGTCCCTGGTGTATCTGGACGCCTTGCAGTTGGCGCAGGGGGCTGGGCGGGACACTCGCGCGCTTCGGGCCGCGCAGCTCCGGCGGATCGAGTCCCACTTCGCGCGCTTCCGCATCCTCGCCCAGCAGGAGGAGGCGCTGGAGGGGGTGAGCCGCGAGGAAGAGGAAGAGGAGTTCCAGGAGCTGGAGCAAGAGCTGCTCCTGTGGACCGAGCACTCCGAGGCGCGGTTCCGGCCGCTGCCCGTGCAGCTCGAGCCCCGGGAGAGCCAGCCGCGCGAGGCCATCGACGAGTTCGGCCGCCGCGTGGAGCCGCTGCTGGAGCGGGCGTTGGCGCGAGAGCAGGAGGAGGTCCGACGCCTGGTGCTCAGCTCCGAGCGCGTCGTTCGCTCCGGGCGGATCGCCGCGGTGGCCGTTCCCCTTATGTCCGTGGGGCTGATGTTCGCGTTGGCCTCGACCATTCTGGTGCCGTTGAACCGCCGGCTCCGCTCGCTGCTGGAGGGCGCCGAGCGCATCGGCCGGGGCGAGTTCAACTCCGCCCTGCCCGAGGGCACGCGCGACGAGCTCGGCACCCTGGCCCGGGGCTTCAACCAGATGGCGCGCGAGCTCGAGGCCTCGAATGCGCGGCTGGTGCAGTCGGCCCGCCTCGCCGCCCTGGGGCAGACGGTGGCCAGCGTGGGGCATGAGATCAACAACCCGCTGGCCTATGTCATCAACAACCTCGCCTACGCCCACGAGGAGGTGCGGCAGGGGCGCGAGCCCCGCTCCGAGCAGGAGCGGCAGGCCCTGCTGGAGGCGCTGGCGGATGCGCGCGAGGGGGCCGAGCGGGTGCGCTTCATCGTGCAGGATCTCAAGTCCGTCACCCGCACGGAGGACGCGGGCCACGGCGTGGCGGACGTGGCCGCGGTGGTGCGCACGGTGGCGAAGATGGCCGCCCACGAGCTGCGCGGCCGGGCCCGGCTCGTCTCGGACTGCGAGGGCGTGCCGCCCGTTCAGGGCAATGCCACCCGGTTGGCGCAGGTGTTCCTCAACCTGGTGGTCAACGCCGCCCACGCCATCGCCCCCGGCAGCCCCGAGCGGAACGAGATTCGCGTGGTGGCCCGGCTCAGCGCCCCCGGTCGCGTCACCGTGGACGTGCAGGACACCGGCGCCGGCATTCCTCCGGAGATCCTGGAGCGCATCTTCGAGCCCTTCTTCACCACCAAGCCGGTGGGGGAGGGCACCGGCCTGGGCCTGGCCGTGTGTCGCAACATCATCACCGCCATGGGCGGCACCCTCTCCGTGGAGAGCACGCCTGGCCACGGCACCACCTTCCGCCTCTCGTTGCCCACCGCCTCGGCGGACTGA